In Deltaproteobacteria bacterium, the DNA window GCGGCGGGCCCGAGGCCGTGGGGTTGTGGCGGCTCACGACCGTACGGCCTTGCCATTTGCCTGCGCGCGTCAGGGCAGCAGTTCACGCCGCGCAGACGAAGTCGTGTAGTTCGCAAAAGCCCATCGCCTGCAGTGCTTGCCGAATCTGCCGGCGCGGTTGTGCCCCGGCCACCGAGGCGATCAGGCGGTGGCCGTGCAGCGCTGCCAGCGCTTGCGGGCTGATCACCGCAGCGCCGTGAATTCGGTTGCCCAAGCGGCCGGCATGTACCTCGACGATGTGCGAAGGCCGCTTGCCGTGTGCCAGCAACGCGCGCCGCAGCGCCCGGCCGGTGTCGCCATAGCCCCAGAGAATATAAGTGTCGTGCCCGGCGAGGAACTGCGCGGCAAGAAACGCCGCTTTGCACGGCGCGAAGCGATCCAGGCCGTAGACCGGACTGGTGCGCGATAGCCTTGCCGGGCGATCGCGCCAGCAGAGCAGCCGGCGCGGCACCACGCTGATTTCGTAGCCGGCGGCCAACAAGCGTAACAGCAGGTCGTAGTCTTCCGGCCAGCCCGCATCACGGTAACCGAATTCGACAAGCAACTCGCGCCGGATCACCAGCGTTGGATGAACTATCGGGCATTCGACGAACGCCTCTTCGCGCACCCGATGCGCGGAATCGATGTTGTTCAGCCAGCGCTCGTAGGCGCGCCGGCCAGCGCGCAAGCCGTCGCGCGGGAATAGCCGCACGTGACAGCCGACGGCGGCCAATTCCGGCGTCGCCTCCAGCGCCCGCACCTGCACCGCCAGGCGCTCGCGGTGCATCACGTCGTCGGCATCCATTCTGGCAACGTAGCGCCCCCGGCAATGCGCCAGGCCGGTGTTCAGTGCCGACACCAACCCTAGATGCGGTGCCGGAATTACCTCGAAGCGCTCATCACGCGCGGCGAAGTGACGGGCGCAGGCGAGCGTGCCATCGCCTGAACCGTCGTCGACGATCACGCACTGCCAGCCCGGCTCCGCCTGCCGCTGTACGCTGCGCAGACAAGCCGGCAAGGTTGCAGCCGCGTTGAAGGCCGGCAGCAGAATCGACACCAGCGGCGGGCGCGCCATTGCCGCAGTTCGTAGTCCAGCCCCGCGGTCCTGGCAACTCCGGCACCCGGCGTGCACCTGCCTTGACGAAGCGGCGTGCTAGCGACTATCTGGGGCGTATGCTTGGCGGCCGATCAGTGCCACCACCGCCGACGCGCCACCCTGACGATGCTGGCGCGCGCGATCATACTGAAA includes these proteins:
- a CDS encoding glycosyltransferase family 2 protein, whose protein sequence is MARPPLVSILLPAFNAAATLPACLRSVQRQAEPGWQCVIVDDGSGDGTLACARHFAARDERFEVIPAPHLGLVSALNTGLAHCRGRYVARMDADDVMHRERLAVQVRALEATPELAAVGCHVRLFPRDGLRAGRRAYERWLNNIDSAHRVREEAFVECPIVHPTLVIRRELLVEFGYRDAGWPEDYDLLLRLLAAGYEISVVPRRLLCWRDRPARLSRTSPVYGLDRFAPCKAAFLAAQFLAGHDTYILWGYGDTGRALRRALLAHGKRPSHIVEVHAGRLGNRIHGAAVISPQALAALHGHRLIASVAGAQPRRQIRQALQAMGFCELHDFVCAA